A single region of the Manihot esculenta cultivar AM560-2 chromosome 12, M.esculenta_v8, whole genome shotgun sequence genome encodes:
- the LOC110628877 gene encoding mitotic spindle checkpoint protein MAD2: protein MASKSVARDIITLRGSAAIVSEFFGYAANSILYNRGVYPEESFVKVKKYGLPMLLTQDEGVKSFIANLNAQLSEWLEAGKLQRVVLVIMSKATGEVLERWNFSIETDSEVVEKGVSREKSDKEIMREIQAIMRQIASSITYLPCLDEACVFDVLAYTDKDVAVPFTWIESDPKLIANPQMVKLHSFDTKIHKVDTLVSYKNDEWDEE, encoded by the exons ATGGCATCCAAATCGGTTGCTAGAGACATCATCACTCTCCGCGGTTCTGCAGCAATTGTCAGCGAGTTCTTTG GATATGCAGCGAACAG TATACTGTACAATCGAGGGGTCTACCCAGAAGAGAGTTTTGTGAAGGTGAAGAAATATGGGCTCCCAATGTTGCTTACCCAGGATGAAGGTGTTAAATCCTTCATTGCCAACCTAAATGCTCAGTTATCAG AATGGCTGGAAGCTGGGAAATTACAGAGGGTTGTGCTTGTGATAATGAGCAAGGCCACCGGTGAAGTTCTAGAGAGGTGGAATTTTAGTATAGAGACTGATAGTGAGGTGGTGGAGAAGGG GGTGTCAAGAGAAAAGAGTGATAAAGAAATAATGAGAGAGATACAAGCAATCATGCGTCAGATTGCTTCAAGTATTACTTACTTGCCATGCCTGGATGAAGCTt GtgtttttgatgtgttagcATACACAGATAAAGACGTGGCAGTCCCTTTTACTTGGATTGAGAGTGATCCTAAATTGATTGCTAATCCACAAATGGTGAAATTGCATTCTTTTGATACCAAG ATTCACAAGGTTGACACTCTGGTTTCATACAAGAACGACGAATGGGACGAGGAGTAG
- the LOC110628876 gene encoding trihelix transcription factor GT-1 isoform X1 translates to MYLSEKPRPIDFYKEEVLPTTRDNMIIEVVSSSGDLPPHQHHLHNPHNPHPQQPPQQQQQQQQQQIILGESSGEDTHEVKAPKKRAETWVQDETRSLIGLRREMDGLFNTSKSNKHLWEQISAKMREKGFDRSPTMCTDKWRNLLKEFKKAKHQDRGSGSAKMSYYKEIDEILRDRSKNAQYKSPTPTSKVDSYMQFADKGFDDTSISFGPVEASGRPTLNLERRLDHDGHPLAITAAEAVAASAVPPWNWRETPGNGAESQSFVGRVITVKYGDYTRRIGIDGTADAIKEAIKSAFRLRTKRAFWLEDEDEIIRSLDRDMPVGNYTLHLDEGLSVKVCLYDESDHIPVHTEEKTFYSEDDYRDFLTRRGWSCLREFDGYRNIDNMDDLRPGAIYRGAS, encoded by the exons ATGTATTTGTCGGAAAAGCCTCGCCCCATTGATTTCTACAAAGAAGAAGTACTGCCCACCACTAGAGATAACATGATTATCGAAGTTGTCTCGAGCAGTGGTGATTTGCCACCTCATCAGCACCATCTTCACAATCCTCACAACCCTCACCCGCAACAGCCGCCTCAGCAACAGCAACAGCAACAGCAGCAACAGATAATTCTAGGTGAGAGCAGCGGCGAGGATACCCATGAAGTGAAAGCGCCTAAAAAGCGAGCTGAGACATGGGTTCAAGACGAAACTCGAAGCTTGATAGGTCTTCGCCGAGAAATGGATGGTTTGTTCAATACTTCTAAGTCAAACAAGCACTTATGGGAGCAAATATCGGCCAAAATGAGGGAAAAGGGATTCGATCGATCTCCCACTATGTGCACCGACAAGTGGAGGAACTTGTTGAAAGAGTTCAAGAAGGCTAAGCATCAAGATAGAGGAAGTGGATCTGCCAAAATGTCTTATTATAAGGAGATTGACGAGATATTAAGGGACAGGAGCAAGAATGCCCAGTACAAGAGTCCCACTCCCACTTCAAAAGTTGATTCCTACATGCAATTTGCTGATAAAG GCTTTGATGATACAAGTATATCTTTTGGACCAGTGGAAG CTAGTGGTAGACCAACACTCAACCTCGAAAGACGTTTGGATCATGATGGACATCCTCTTGCCATCACTGCAGCTGAGGCAGTTGCTGCAAGTGCAGTTCCTCCGTGGAATTGGAGGGAGACTCCTGGAAATG GTGCTGAGAGCCAATCATTTGTTGGAAGAGTGATAACGGTCAAGTATGGGGACTATACAAGAAGAATTGGTATTGATGGTACTGCAGATGCCATCAAGGAGGCAATCAAATCAGCTTTCAGATTAAGGACTAAACGTGCATTTTGGTTGGAGGATGAAGACGAGATAATTCGTAGCCTTGATAGGGACATGCCTGTGGGGAATTACACTCTTCACCTTGATGAAG GATTATCTGTCAAAGTATGCCTATATGATGAGTCGGACCACATTCCAGTGCATACCGAGGAAAAAACTTTTTACAGTGAAGATGACTACCGCGATTTCCTTACTCGCCGGGGGTGGTCATGCCTAAGGGAGTTTGATGGCTATAGAAACATTGATAACATGGATGATCTTCGACCTGGTGCCATATATCGTGGTGCGAGTTGA
- the LOC110628876 gene encoding trihelix transcription factor GT-1 isoform X2 gives MYLSEKPRPIDFYKEEVLPTTRDNMIIEVVSSSGDLPPHQHHLHNPHNPHPQQPPQQQQQQQQQQIILGESSGEDTHEVKAPKKRAETWVQDETRSLIGLRREMDGLFNTSKSNKHLWEQISAKMREKGFDRSPTMCTDKWRNLLKEFKKAKHQDRGSGSAKMSYYKEIDEILRDRSKNAQYKSPTPTSKVDSYMQFADKASGRPTLNLERRLDHDGHPLAITAAEAVAASAVPPWNWRETPGNGAESQSFVGRVITVKYGDYTRRIGIDGTADAIKEAIKSAFRLRTKRAFWLEDEDEIIRSLDRDMPVGNYTLHLDEGLSVKVCLYDESDHIPVHTEEKTFYSEDDYRDFLTRRGWSCLREFDGYRNIDNMDDLRPGAIYRGAS, from the exons ATGTATTTGTCGGAAAAGCCTCGCCCCATTGATTTCTACAAAGAAGAAGTACTGCCCACCACTAGAGATAACATGATTATCGAAGTTGTCTCGAGCAGTGGTGATTTGCCACCTCATCAGCACCATCTTCACAATCCTCACAACCCTCACCCGCAACAGCCGCCTCAGCAACAGCAACAGCAACAGCAGCAACAGATAATTCTAGGTGAGAGCAGCGGCGAGGATACCCATGAAGTGAAAGCGCCTAAAAAGCGAGCTGAGACATGGGTTCAAGACGAAACTCGAAGCTTGATAGGTCTTCGCCGAGAAATGGATGGTTTGTTCAATACTTCTAAGTCAAACAAGCACTTATGGGAGCAAATATCGGCCAAAATGAGGGAAAAGGGATTCGATCGATCTCCCACTATGTGCACCGACAAGTGGAGGAACTTGTTGAAAGAGTTCAAGAAGGCTAAGCATCAAGATAGAGGAAGTGGATCTGCCAAAATGTCTTATTATAAGGAGATTGACGAGATATTAAGGGACAGGAGCAAGAATGCCCAGTACAAGAGTCCCACTCCCACTTCAAAAGTTGATTCCTACATGCAATTTGCTGATAAAG CTAGTGGTAGACCAACACTCAACCTCGAAAGACGTTTGGATCATGATGGACATCCTCTTGCCATCACTGCAGCTGAGGCAGTTGCTGCAAGTGCAGTTCCTCCGTGGAATTGGAGGGAGACTCCTGGAAATG GTGCTGAGAGCCAATCATTTGTTGGAAGAGTGATAACGGTCAAGTATGGGGACTATACAAGAAGAATTGGTATTGATGGTACTGCAGATGCCATCAAGGAGGCAATCAAATCAGCTTTCAGATTAAGGACTAAACGTGCATTTTGGTTGGAGGATGAAGACGAGATAATTCGTAGCCTTGATAGGGACATGCCTGTGGGGAATTACACTCTTCACCTTGATGAAG GATTATCTGTCAAAGTATGCCTATATGATGAGTCGGACCACATTCCAGTGCATACCGAGGAAAAAACTTTTTACAGTGAAGATGACTACCGCGATTTCCTTACTCGCCGGGGGTGGTCATGCCTAAGGGAGTTTGATGGCTATAGAAACATTGATAACATGGATGATCTTCGACCTGGTGCCATATATCGTGGTGCGAGTTGA
- the LOC110627280 gene encoding uncharacterized protein LOC110627280 isoform X1: protein MFPSDSLQMVFRLKKGNSHVFFAMTKAFISRFHSIHHKASRPLSPRRRFGGGYFRTLSTCSPLIFSTDSLIAHPPSSLALVACITHSDAPQRSEEWFALRRDKLTTSTFSTALGFWKGNRRFELWNEKVFATEIHFVEAAKRAMQWGVLNEAAAIDGYKSITGREVSHLGFAVHSAEQFDWLGASPDGLLDCSSGGGILEVKCPYNKGKPQVGLPWSAMPFYYMPQVQGQLEIMDREWADLYCWTPNGSTIFRVHRDRAYWELIREILWEFWWGNVMPAREALSLGREEEAKSYRPTPTHRQTGFVILQSSKLASESKLLCREIAGHVEFYR, encoded by the exons ATGTTTCCTTCTGACAGCCTTCAAAT GGTCTTTCGGCTGAAGAAAGGGAACAGCCACGTTTTCTTTGCAATGACCAAGGCATTCATAAGTAGATTTCACAGTATTCATCATAAAGCGTCAAGGCCATTGTCTCCCAGAAGAAGGTTTGGAGGTGGATATTTCAGAACCTTGTCCACCTGTTCACCTTTGATCTTTTCAACAGACTCTCTCATTGCCCATCCCCCCTCATCACTAGCATTGGTTGCCTGCATTACGCATTCTGATGCACCCCAACGCTCAGAAGAATGGTTTGCCCTGAGGAGGGACAAGCTGACCACAAGCACCTTCAGTACTGCCTTGGGTTTTTGGAAGGGAAACCGTCGGTTTGAACTCTGGAATGAAAAGGTTTTTGCAACTGAGATACATTTCGTTGAAGCTGCTAAGAGAGCCATGCAATGGGGTGTGCTCAATGAAGCAGCTGCTATAGACGGTTATAAAAGCATCACTGGCCGTGAAGTTAGTCATCTAGGATTTGCAGTCCATTCAGCGGAACAATTTGACTGGCTGGGTGCCTCCCCTGATGGTCTTCTCGATTGCTCTTCTGGAGGTGGCATCCTGGAAGTTAAGTGTCCCTATAACAAGGGGAAGCCACAGGTGGGTTTGCCCTGGTCAGCTATGCCTTtctattacatgcctcaagttcagGGGCAATTGGAAATAATGGATAGAGAGTGGGCAGATTTGTATTGTTGGACACCAAATGGAAGCACTATATTTCGAGTGCATAGGGACCGTGCTTATTGGGAGCTAATACGGGAGATTTTATGGGAATTTTGGTGGGGGAATGTGATGCCTGCCAGGGAAGCTTTGTCACTTGGGAGGGAAGAGGAGGCAAAATCATATAGGCCAACACCGACTCACAGACAGACAGGGTTTGTAATTTTACAGAGCTCAAAGTTAGCTAGTGAATCCAAGCTGCTGTGTAGGGAGATTGCTGGTCATGTGGAATTTTACAGGTGA
- the LOC110627280 gene encoding uncharacterized protein LOC110627280 isoform X2: MTKAFISRFHSIHHKASRPLSPRRRFGGGYFRTLSTCSPLIFSTDSLIAHPPSSLALVACITHSDAPQRSEEWFALRRDKLTTSTFSTALGFWKGNRRFELWNEKVFATEIHFVEAAKRAMQWGVLNEAAAIDGYKSITGREVSHLGFAVHSAEQFDWLGASPDGLLDCSSGGGILEVKCPYNKGKPQVGLPWSAMPFYYMPQVQGQLEIMDREWADLYCWTPNGSTIFRVHRDRAYWELIREILWEFWWGNVMPAREALSLGREEEAKSYRPTPTHRQTGFVILQSSKLASESKLLCREIAGHVEFYR, encoded by the coding sequence ATGACCAAGGCATTCATAAGTAGATTTCACAGTATTCATCATAAAGCGTCAAGGCCATTGTCTCCCAGAAGAAGGTTTGGAGGTGGATATTTCAGAACCTTGTCCACCTGTTCACCTTTGATCTTTTCAACAGACTCTCTCATTGCCCATCCCCCCTCATCACTAGCATTGGTTGCCTGCATTACGCATTCTGATGCACCCCAACGCTCAGAAGAATGGTTTGCCCTGAGGAGGGACAAGCTGACCACAAGCACCTTCAGTACTGCCTTGGGTTTTTGGAAGGGAAACCGTCGGTTTGAACTCTGGAATGAAAAGGTTTTTGCAACTGAGATACATTTCGTTGAAGCTGCTAAGAGAGCCATGCAATGGGGTGTGCTCAATGAAGCAGCTGCTATAGACGGTTATAAAAGCATCACTGGCCGTGAAGTTAGTCATCTAGGATTTGCAGTCCATTCAGCGGAACAATTTGACTGGCTGGGTGCCTCCCCTGATGGTCTTCTCGATTGCTCTTCTGGAGGTGGCATCCTGGAAGTTAAGTGTCCCTATAACAAGGGGAAGCCACAGGTGGGTTTGCCCTGGTCAGCTATGCCTTtctattacatgcctcaagttcagGGGCAATTGGAAATAATGGATAGAGAGTGGGCAGATTTGTATTGTTGGACACCAAATGGAAGCACTATATTTCGAGTGCATAGGGACCGTGCTTATTGGGAGCTAATACGGGAGATTTTATGGGAATTTTGGTGGGGGAATGTGATGCCTGCCAGGGAAGCTTTGTCACTTGGGAGGGAAGAGGAGGCAAAATCATATAGGCCAACACCGACTCACAGACAGACAGGGTTTGTAATTTTACAGAGCTCAAAGTTAGCTAGTGAATCCAAGCTGCTGTGTAGGGAGATTGCTGGTCATGTGGAATTTTACAGGTGA
- the LOC122725245 gene encoding uncharacterized protein LOC122725245: MLITKEAMEERKEKEKEKGEMNSGPTWADQWDNQNPDPPPQTESETDKKKEKDGSKNTLGKKLLSLRWMKELKKKSQKGEGK, from the coding sequence ATGCTAATAACAAAAGAAGCAATGgaggagagaaaagaaaaggaaaaagaaaaaggagagatGAATTCAGGGCCAACATGGGCTGACCAATGGGACAATCAGAATCCAGACCCTCCACCGCAGACAGAGTCTGAGACAgacaagaagaaagagaaggatGGAAGCAAGAACACCTTGGGGAAGAAGTTACTGAGCCTCAGATGGATGAAAGAGCTGAAGAAGAAATCTCAGAAAGGGGAGGGAAAATAA
- the LOC110628218 gene encoding F-box protein SKIP14 yields MALNFSHRPLFPGHLPDDNLVSPMRIANGYLVEGLPDKAENCFDYGRDRTDRCGSHESVHKDILDLLPSDPFGMGISTTFTALTGWLEDLEVDYGGYGRDQIATNDGNYQLFAGLNFIWNNAMRFQAFPGNMEFDTSLNAVGGFGDRFLEKEVGGASGHGTFRFSCNVEDILSLGNELICNKSDGVVDKISGEFHESDGVCYDRDGGDPHVAFAFALGYLGVRDLLVVEMVCKSLRSTVQNDPLLWRSIHIDQPLNEKITDEVLLQLTNRAQGNLRCLSLIECPRITDDGLKFVLQNNPRLTKLCVPGCTRLSIEGIVTSLKAFKTMGTQGVKHLRIGGLYGVTEKHFEELKFLLGTDKYKQQNACKPHFYHRGNFYLSCDDDRTIDIEKCPRCQNLRLVYDCPAEDCQKKAHPIQACRACTLCIPRCIQCGRCINDNEYVETFCLELLCSDCWKQLQKCQEKQDSRISPPKSLLGESSCSLRLHG; encoded by the exons ATGGCCTTGAATTTTTCTCATCGACCTCTGTTTCCTGGGCATCTTCCTGATGACAATTTGGTTTCCCCAATGAGGATTGCTAATGGGTACCTTGTGGAGGGTCTGCCAGACAAGGCTGAGAATTGTTTTGATTATGGGAGGGATAGGACCGATAGGTGTGGCTCACATGAATCAGTGCACAAGGACATTCTTGATCTTCTGCCATCGGACCCCTTTGGCATGGGCATAAGCACTACTTTTACTGCCCTTACTGGTTGGCTTGAAGATTTGGAGGTGGACTATGGTGGATATGGTAGGGATCAGATTGCCACGAATGATGGAAATTATCAGTTATTTGCTGGGTTGAATTTTATTTGGAATAATGCAATGAGGTTCCAAGCCTTTCCTGGTAATATGGAGTTTGATACTAGCCTGAATGCAGTTGGTGGATTTGGTGATCGATTTCTGGAGAAGGAAGTAGGGGGTGCATCTGGTCATGGTACTTTTAGGTTCTCTTGTAATGTGGAGGACATTTTGAGCTTAGGGAATGAATTAATTTGCAATAAAAGTGATGGTGTTGTGGATAAGATAAGTGGAGAGTTTCATGAGAGTGATGGGGTTTGTTATGATAGAGATGGAGGAGACCCTCATGTGGCTTTTGCTTTTGCTCTTGGTTATCTTGGTGTGCGGGATCTTCTTGTTGTTGAAATGGTTTGCAAATCCTTGCGTTCTACTGTTCAGAATGATCCACTTTTATGGAGGAGCATTCACATAGATCAACCACTGAATGAGAAGATCACTGATGAGGTCCTATTGCAATTAACTAATAGGGCTCAAGGTAACTTGCGCTGCCTGAGCCTGATCGAGTGTCCAAGGATTACTGATGATGGATTGAAGTTTGTTCTTCAAAATAACCCTAGGTTAACCAAG CTGTGCGTGCCTGGATGTACAAGACTCAGCATTGAAGGCATTGTAACCAGCTTAAAGGCATTTAAGACTATGGGTACTCAAGGGGTGAAGCATTTAAGGATTGGTGGGCTCTATGGAGTGACAGAGAAGCATTTTGAAGAACTGAAGTTCTTGTTGGGCACAGATAAGTACAAGCAGCAGAATGCCTGcaagccacatttttatcacaGAGGAAACTTTTATCTTTCTTGTGATGATGATCGTACTATTGATATTGAAAAGTGTCCAAGATgccaaaacctgaggttagTATATGATTGCCCTGCAGAGGATTGTCAGAAGAAAGCACATCCCATTCAAGCATGCAGGGCTTGCACACTTTGTATACCTCGGTGTATTCAGTGTGGCCGGTGCATTAATGACAATGAATATGTTGAGACATTCTGCCTTGAGTTGCTTTGTTCAGATTGTTGGAAGCAACTCCAGAAATGCCAGGAGAAACAAGATAGCAGGATTAGTCCTCCCAAGTCTCTTCTTGGTGAATCTAGCTGCAGCCTCCGACTTCATGGCTAG
- the LOC110628336 gene encoding signal recognition particle subunit SRP72 isoform X2, with the protein MLLESQIFFRMGKMDTCVDVYQKLQKSKIDSLEINLAAALVLGGRASEVQGMMEANRIKASSSFELAYNTACSLIERNKYNEAEQLLLTARRIGQETLMDENLAEDDIEIELAPISVQLAYVNQLLGRPQEAMEAYTDIINRNLADESSFVVAVNNFVSLKGTRDVSDNLRKLDRLKEKDAQGFQLAHGLEKLSPKQRETIYANRVLLLLHANKMDQARDIVATLADTFADSVVPVLLQAAVLVRENKAGRAEEILGQFAEKFPAKSKILLLARAQIAAAAGHPQVAADSLVKIPDIQHMPATVATIVALKERAGDIDGASSILDSAIKWWSNAMTEHSKLDVIMQEAASFKIRHGREEDAAHLYEQLVKSHGSIEALAGLVSTVARVNVDKAEGYEKQLKPLPGLKGIDVDSLEKTSGAKHGEGSHLSVAEVQEEAKKEKPKKKRKRKPRFPKGFDPANPGPPPDPERWLPKRERSSYRPKRKDKRAAQVRGSQGAVVREKHEAGASATNSSSSNSKSNQAANSNAAAEQSKPSFKSSRKKSRK; encoded by the exons GTGCAAGGAATGATGGAAGCAAATCGAATTAAAGCATCTAGCAGCTTTGAGTTGGCATACAACACTGCTTGTTCTTTGATTGAAAGGAATAAGTACAATGAAGCAGAACAACTTTTGCTAACAGCCAGAAG AATTGGTCAGGAGACATTGATGGATGAAAACTTGGCTGAGGATGATATAGAGATTGAATTGGCTCCTATTTCTGTCCAGTTGGCATATGTTAATCAG CTCTTAGGAAGACCGCAAGAGGCAATGGAAGCTTACACAGATATTATTAACCGAAATCTGGCAGATGAATCATCTTTTGTCGTGGCTGTTAACAACTTTGTTTCTCTAAAAGGAACAAGAGATGTTTCTGATAACCTGAGGAAACTTGATCGGCTCAAAGAAAAAGATGCACAGGGTTTCCAGCTTGCTCACGGACTTGAAAAGCTTTCTCCAAAACAAAGAGAAACAATATATGCAAACCGGGTGCTTTTACTTCTCCATGCGAACAAGATGGATCAG GCGCGCGATATTGTTGCTACTCTGGCAGACACATTTGCTGACAGTGTGGTGCCAGTACTGCTTCAGGCTGCTGTCCTGGTTAGAGAGAACAAAGCTGGTAGAGCTGAAGAAATACTGGGGCAGTTTGCTGAAAAGTTCCCTGCTAAATCTAAGATTCTTCTTCTTGCAAGGGCACAaattgctgctgctgctggccATCCTCAAGTAGCAGCCGACTCCCTGGTTAAGATACCTGATATTCAGCACATGCCTGCCACTGTTGCTACCATTGTGGCTCTTAAAGAGCGGGCTGGAGATATTGATGGTGCATCTTCCATACTTGATTCTGCAATCAAATGGTGGTCAAATGCTATGACTGAGCACAGCAAGCTAGATGTTATAATGCAAGAAGCTGCTTCCTTCAAGATCAGGCATGGGCGGGAGGAAGATGCTGCTCACCTATATGAGCAGCTTGTTAAAAGCCACGGGAGCATAGAAGCATTGGCAGGGCTGGTAAGTACAGTTGCTCGTGTGAATGTTGACAAGGCAGAAGGGTATGAGAAGCAGCTGAAACCTTTACCAGGCCTGAAAGGGATAGATGTAGATAGTTTGGAGAAGACTTCTGGGGCAAAGCATGGTGAAGGTTCCCATTTGTCAGTTGCTGAAGTACAAGAGGAGGCCAAGAAAGAGAAAccgaagaaaaagagaaagagaaagcctAGGTTTCCTAAAGGGTTTGACCCTGCGAATCCTGGTCCTCCTCCAGATCCAGAAAGGTGGCTTCCCAAGAGAGAGAGATCAAGTTACAGGCCCAAGAGAAAGGATAAGAGAGCAGCTCAGGTGAGAGGATCTCAGGGTGCTGTAGTTAGAGAAAAGCATGAAGCTGGTGCTAGTGCTACCAATTCCAGCTCCTCAAATTCGAAGTCAAACCAAGCTGCTAATTCCAATGCCGCTGCAGAACAATCAAAACCTTCATTCAAGTCTTCGAGAAAGAAGTCAAGGAAGTGA